The Streptomyces sp. NBC_01276 genome contains the following window.
TGGCCCTCGTGCTCGAAGTACTCGCGCACCGCCCGGTCGGTGATGTGCCGGGACACGGCCGGGGTCTGCGCCTGCTTGAGGTAGATCACGACGTCGTTCTCCAGGGCGTCGCTGTGGCCCTCCAGCAGGATGTTGTACGAGGGCAGGCCGGCCGAGCCGATGCCCACGCCCCGGCGGCCCACGACGTCCTTGACCCGGTAGGAGTCCGGGCGGACCAGGGACTCCTCGGGCAGGGTCTCCAGGTACCCGTCGAAGGCGGCCAGCACCTTGTACCGGGTGGCCGCGTCCAGCTCGATCGCGCCCCCGCCGTCGGTGAAGCGGCGCTCGTGGTCGCGGATCTCCGTCATCGAGTCCAGCAGGGAGAAACGGGTGCGGGAGCGCGCCGAGCGCAGGGCGGAGAGCAGCGCGCCCTCGGCGGTGTCCAATGTGAAGGAGGGGACCTCCTCGTGCTTGGCCCCGGTCGCCAGGTGGTGGATGCGCTCGCGGTAGGCGCCCGCGTAGATCCGCACCAGCTCGCTGATCTGCGCGTCGCCGAGGGCCTTGGTGTAGCCGATCAGGGCGACGGAGGCGGCGAAGCGCTTCAGGTCCCAGGTGAAGGGGCCGACGTAGGCCTCGTCGAAGTCGTTGACGTTGAAGACGAGCCGGCCGTTGGAGTCCATGTACGTGCCGAAGTTCTCGG
Protein-coding sequences here:
- a CDS encoding DUF2252 domain-containing protein encodes the protein MAVPETTDEQRAEQILDVFDTAFGELLAADPAAFQVKFRKMAASAFAFYRGTACLFYSDLERDRHGGPYLDEQTGRVWIHGDLHAENFGTYMDSNGRLVFNVNDFDEAYVGPFTWDLKRFAASVALIGYTKALGDAQISELVRIYAGAYRERIHHLATGAKHEEVPSFTLDTAEGALLSALRSARSRTRFSLLDSMTEIRDHERRFTDGGGAIELDAATRYKVLAAFDGYLETLPEESLVRPDSYRVKDVVGRRGVGIGSAGLPSYNILLEGHSDALENDVVIYLKQAQTPAVSRHITDRAVREYFEHEGHRTVISQRALQAHADPWLGWTELDGAGQLVAEVSPYAVDLDWSDLDDPEEIAAVVADLGRATATMHAAADAAESGHSLVPFSTERAIDAAIAADEEGFATLLVDFAHAYGARARADHQIFVDLFRNGRIMP